One Aegilops tauschii subsp. strangulata cultivar AL8/78 chromosome 2, Aet v6.0, whole genome shotgun sequence genomic window, GACGGAGTATGAGAAGAAACTCGAGATTCTCATGAAGGCTCGGCACGATGTCACGAGGCTGCTCAAGAAAGGCAAGTACCCGGCCAGGCATAGGGCACTCTTGCATACCCAGCAGCATTTCTTGTCGGAGGAGCGAAATATCCTCAGGATGATGGGCAAGTCCCGGACGGAGATTCATAGGTATCCCGATTCCGATTCTGGCGATGAGATGGGCAGAGCTTCAGGGTCCCTCGTAGGTATGGAGCCCCAATTGGGAATCAACAAGCGGACGGAGATGGATGGGGAGCTCAGGAAAGAGCAGGAGAGTATCAGGAAGCTTCGGGACCAACTCACCAAGACTTGTGAATCCTCCACGGACCCGGCGACGCAGAGGATATTCTTGGATCAGCTGGATATACTCTGGAGGGAGGAGGACACACTCCTCACCATGATGAGCGAGTCCGGGATGGACGTTCAGAGGGCTTCCGGTTCCGATATCGATTCCGATTCCGATTCCGGTTCCGGTTCTGGTGATGAGATGGGCAGTTCGGGGGTGCACCCATCCCTCATAAGGATGGAGTGGAGACTCAGGAAGGAGATGGAGAGGAATTCCAGCAAGGGGACCGAGATCGAGTCCGGCAAAGAGCAGGAGATGGAGGGCAAACTCAGCAAGGAGCACAAACTCAGCAAGGAGCACCAGAGACTCAGGAAGGTTCGGTCCCAACTCAACAAGAGGTGCCAGTCCACCAAGGACCCGGCGACGCAAAGGATACTCTTGACTCAGCAGGAGATACTCTGGACCAAGGAGCAAGCACTCCTCACGATCATGAGGCAGTCGGGGATGGAGATTGAGAGGGATCCCGATTCCGATTCCGGCAATGAGATGGGCAGAGATTCTCCCCTCATAAGTATGGAGTGGGGACTCAGCAAGGGGACGGAGAGAGACACTGGTGGCAAGGAGATGGGTCTGATGGCCAATGGCTTGGTTGTTGCTCTTTCTAGCCACCTTGAGGTGCTTAGGAGGGAGATCTCGTTCCTGAGGACAGAGGTCACGTCCCGGGGCAATGGGTTGGCTGGAAATGGAAACAAGGCTGATCAAGAGCACATCATCATGTCTAACCTGTCCCTCGATGACACTCTACTCAAGAAGAAGGTGAATTTGCCTTACCTCGGTTGTGAGACTGAGGATGTAATGGATTTCCTGCTCGTCGAGACGCAGCAGTTGCTCTATCGCTTCAACTCTTTCGCGTCCATTCTACAAAAATTCAGAATCCCCATATCTTCGCACAAGATTCAGAAGCTGCGTCTCATATCCAATGCACTTGTGGGCATCTCGGAGCTTATCAAAAGGCACAAATCTGCTGCTGCCAAGGGTCATGGAGATCATTTGGACCGTGCAGGCTGGGATGCTACGTGGGGATGCTCGACGAGAAAACATGGTGCCTTTGACGACATAAGTAAGCCAAAAATACTGCTATATAGCTATCTTAGTTTTCCCTCTCTCTAATTAATTGTGCCTCGGTCAATGAAATGCAATGCCCTTCTTCTATGTCACCGCAAAATACAGCTCTTCTTATAAATGCATAGATTTCAATCTGCCAACTTTAGCAGTAGCTCAATTTCTAACAGTCCTCAATCTCTTGATTTTGTGCTGCAGCGACATTGAG contains:
- the LOC109747520 gene encoding uncharacterized protein; translation: MEGAGIHGRRRREMEGELRKETEMESSKGTEMESSKGTEYEKKLEILMKARHDVTRLLKKGKYPARHRALLHTQQHFLSEERNILRMMGKSRTEIHRYPDSDSGDEMGRASGSLVGMEPQLGINKRTEMDGELRKEQESIRKLRDQLTKTCESSTDPATQRIFLDQLDILWREEDTLLTMMSESGMDVQRASGSDIDSDSDSGSGSGDEMGSSGVHPSLIRMEWRLRKEMERNSSKGTEIESGKEQEMEGKLSKEHKLSKEHQRLRKVRSQLNKRCQSTKDPATQRILLTQQEILWTKEQALLTIMRQSGMEIERDPDSDSGNEMGRDSPLISMEWGLSKGTERDTGGKEMGLMANGLVVALSSHLEVLRREISFLRTEVTSRGNGLAGNGNKADQEHIIMSNLSLDDTLLKKKVNLPYLGCETEDVMDFLLVETQQLLYRFNSFASILQKFRIPISSHKIQKLRLISNALVGISELIKRHKSAAAKGHGDHLDRAGWDATWGCSTRKHGAFDDITTLSPMQFTACTPGIFPFSSVAGPALQIYSVRLVNLNRNLSWPLDVYGVVAARDDFDHNLNILFRRSSANCQRIKKEDPFLHLIGPSRAIVAGEPVLFQIDLKLKYGAQFEHTASFTANQSYRSIKRCDTMQIRNSCCTAKIRLGRVAPAIQATIVGVRVVEGEWPFKYGCNVSCLFSPADATEGCAAEVVLLDCRAKKMRAASDGYLSLSRNVVAVGLQGTLRVVTGAYSKSGLNIVRKYHVEFPIQQCQTNSCRCSVDRSTLEIVVAWSRLVMDKHDHVLDGY